The Dokdonia donghaensis DSW-1 DNA window ACTCAAAATCTTGATTAAGCGAGAGTGTGAGCTTATCTCCTGCAAAACTAGAAACCACGCCCAGTTGCTTGTATATTTCTCTAAGAGCAGCATCTCCTTGAAGACTGCTTTCTTTATAACTAGCTATGGTAATGGTGTGTGGGGTGTTAAAATTACGCTTTCGCGAAAGCGCAACAATACTATAAAAATACGACGCACTACTCCAGTCTGACTCGACCGTTATCTCTCTAGCTACCGCTGAATTTCTACCCGGTTTTATCACTATTTTTTGCCCCTCAAAGGTAGCCTCTATATCTAGTTGATGTAATAACGCAAGCGTCATATTTATATAAGGAACCGAGGTAATCTTGCCATCAAGATGTACGGTAAGACCATTATCTAGCTTTGCTCCCATCATCATAAGTGCAGAGATATACTGGCTACTCACATTTGCCTTGAGTGTTACCTCATCGCGCTGTAATGCTTTCCCTTTTATTTGTAATGGTGGGTACCCTTCATTGTGAGTAAATGTGATTTGAGCTCCCAGCTCTTGAAGCGCTTCTACCAGTATTGCCATAGGGCGTTCTTGCATACGAGCACTACCAGTAAGGAGTGTATCTCTACCTTCTTGAATAGAAAAATAGGCCGTAAGAAAACGCATAGCAGTACCCGCGTGATGTATATCTACCACCTCATCACTAGATGATAGTGCCTTTTGCATAACTTGGGCATCATCGCTATTTGATACATTTTTTAATGTAATACTATCAAAGAGTGCTTGTAAGATAAGTAGCCTGTTAGTCTCACTTTTAGAACCTGTAATCTGTATATCGCCGCCACAATGTGCCGCTGTATGGTGAACTTTTAAAAGCATAGCTTACTTCAATTTTTCATTATTATGATGACGTTCGTGATCACGTTTTGTTTTTATGTCCAGCTTCTTATCAAATGCTTCTTGTAAATCTACACCTGTCTGGTTTGCTAGACATAGCACCACAAACATTACATCTGCAAGCTCCTCACCTAGGTCTTTATCTTTATCGCTTTCTTTCTCACTTTGCTCTCCATAGCGGCGTGCAATAATTCTGGCTACCTCTCCTACTTCTTCGGTGAGTTGAGCCATATTAGTGAGTTCATTAAAGTATCGCACACCGTGAGTCTTTATCCAGTCGTCTACAGCCTGCTGAGCGTTTGAGATATTCATAATTTATTTTTTTACCAAAACTATGGTTTCTTTTTCTTTGGCTACTATTTGGGCAAAGAATTTTTTTATCTCCTCATATAATTTGGCATCAATTAGAGTCGTATTAATAGATAAAGATCTTACTACCTGAACACTTGTACCCGTTGCGCTACTACATTTAAATCTATAAACTCCCATATTACCAGGTAAATTAATTTCTATAGCTTCTGGCAAAGAGGTTATAGCATACCCGACAGGCAAGTTTAAGGTTACTACATTTTCAATTTGTTTAGGGTAACTAAAGTCTATGGTATAAGAACGCTTTTCTAGAGTAAAAGGATTTTCAGTAGCACTCAAAAACAGCTGTGGCAAAATGTACAATTTATCCCCTATAATCTCACTGGTATCATCTTCAAAAGCAAACGACACGGTACTGGACTTAGGTAAGGTTCCAAATTTAAATTGCGGATTTGTTATGAGGTCTGATTCAAACTCTTTTGCTAGAATTTTTTCTCTAGTACTCGCAGCAGCAGGCTTGTATATATTTACAAAACTCAATGCCAGATTATTAGAATAACTAACTCTCAATTTACCGGTTGCTATACCCTCTGTATTTACAGAAGCTATCACAATCGTTTTTTGAGAGGAAAATTTCTTAGCAAATAGTGGAATTCCTTTAGATGTTCCGTTTTGTTTTACAAGCCGCCCTTCCCAGTTCATAATTCGCTCTGGTAATAGACCTGGTATTGCATTTTTTTCTGTGGCATCCATAACTAACCACTCATTATCTTTTACAACTGCGGCGAGTACATAATTAAACCCGTTTACAGTAGGATAGAGTGGCACTCCATTACTTTTTGTACTTGCCATAACTGGAGAACTATTAAGTCCTACTTTCTTGAGTAAAGCAACAAGAAGCACATTTATTTCATAAGATGAGCCGCTACCATCCTTAAAAGCTTTTCTCAAGTCAGGAGTGTCATAGTTATACTCCTTCTCATCCCAAGTCATTTTGTTTTGTATAAATCTATAAACAGCTTCTATAAGCTCCACTTGATTACTGTGCTTAGATTTAAGAGCTTGAGAACTTTCATCTAAAAAGTTAGTGCTCTCTAGGTTATCGCTTAGTTCCAACTGCTCATAGTAATAGTCTGCAACCTGATCCCAAGTTTTGGCTCTATTTACTTTATTACCCTTACTCATTTCTACAGCTCCTAGTTCCCATAGTACTGCACTTCTAAAGTTTTCAATATTATTTGTGAACTCCTCTTTTATAATAGGAGAGACATTTGAAAATTCAAACTCACTAATATTTTCTTTAAATCTTATGTTTGCAAAATCTGTACGCTGAGTTCTTCCACCAAAAGGGTTTTTATCTTCTGTAGAGAAGTTTTCGGTTCTTCCGCCCACTGATAATTTTGGAACAATCTCAATATCTCCTTTTACATAAACATTATAATCAAAGAATTGTGGAATAGCAATTTTCGCATAAGCGTGCAAAACAGGGATGTCTTCTTGAACATTTAAATCTTTAATATGCCAATAGGTAGATTCTACACGATATGAATACTCAATAATATCCCCAACCTTAACATTTGGGATTACTATTACTTTTTCGTCTAACCATTTATTGAGCTTATTGTCTATAACCTCGCTACGAGACATTTTAGTACGCTCTACTCCGGCGCTCGAGTTTGAATAGGAATAGGCCTCAATTCTATCTATTTTTTCTTCTTGCCTTCCCTGATGTTGTAATACAACTTTATGGGTACCATATTCCAAACCTTCGGTATTATTTATCTTTATTACATTATGAATTGTTGTAAATAGCGTCCATCCATCTAGGTTATCTCGATATTCAAAATTTGTATCTCTATATTTTTCAAGAAAGACCGCTGGTGCTTCAAGTTGCTCTTCTGTGAGAGTTTTTTCAAACCAATCTTGATCTATCTTACCAGACTTAAATTCTTGTGCATTAGTATGAAAAAAACATATGAGCACTATTACAGTTAGAGTGTATTTCATATTATATCTTCTTAAACACAATTTTTTCGCTCTCCTTTGCAACTATCATTTTTAAATAGGCTTGCAAGTCTTTATAGTAGTTAGAGTTAACAAGAGCCGTACTCATCGTGTTTTGTAACCCTACATTTACCTTATCTCCAGACACGGTTACACCAAAACGATAAGAACCCATATTATCTACAAGATTTATTGCCAGATCATCAGGCACAGATTCTACCTGATATCCTTCTGGAATTTTAATAGAAACCGTGTACTTATCTGACCAAGGATACACATAATCTACGGGATGGCTACGCTCCTCTGCGGTAAGGTAATTTCTTGTTGTTCCTAAATGGGCTAGTGGATTTATATAAAGCTTATCACCAGCTTCATCTATCATCTCTTCTGCTTCAAAATTGTATTCAAGCGTGAGTGGTTTGGAACCTACTTTTAAGTCTTTAAAAGAAACGTCTATTGCATCTATACTCTCATAATAACTATCTAATTTTTCCAACTGCTCGTCACTAGTAAGTGCAGCAAACTTGTTACGCTCTGATCTTGCATAGTGACCAGAAAATCTGTTTTTGGCATTCCCAGAAATTATCACATCATCTGTAACTTCTAGAGTAAGCATTCCTATATGCGTAGCGGGTCTAGACGGAAATAAATCTATTAACCTTGAAGTTCCATCTGCCTTAACCATTCTACCCATCCAGTTTAAAAGTTCTGGTTTTAAAATATTTGGAATTCCGCCTTTATCGGCACCGTCTAGCAAATACAAATTATCGTTTACTATAGCTCCTGCCACTACGTAGTTAAAACCAGTACGTGTTGGAAAAACAGGAATACCATTATTTTTTGTACTCAATAAAACAGGGCTGCATCTCACACCCGCATATCTAAGCATAGAAGAGAGCATTAAGTTAATGTCGGCCACATTACCTACACCATCTTTATAGGCTTTTTTTACCCCCGCATCTACATAAACGCCATAGTAATCATTCCAAGTCATCTTGCTCTTTACATAATCATAAATAAGCAACATCTTCTCCGTTTGACTCGAGGCACTACCAATAAGTTTATCAATATCTTTTTTATAGTAATTCTGGCGATCTAATTCTTTTCCAAATGCTGTAGATTGGTAAATTTTGCTAGCTACATCTTCCCAAGACGTCGCATAAGATCTTATCTCGCTATTAGGAAATTTTGTCATAGCCAGTTCAAACTTTAGTGCAGACATATAATTATTGAGATTTCCAGAATACGGCTCATTCTTTATAGGAGGAACGTTACTTAAGTTTACTATATATCCATTCTCAATAAACTCTACCTCCTCATTAGAAGATCTAGATGTTGCAACTTCAGCAAGTTTTGTGCTTGTGTACCTATATCTCAAGGTGCGATTCCTTTTATCTGTAGTTAGATTGAGGGGTATTACACCTTTACCGTGTGTACGATAGATTAAGTACTCCGGCGCAAAAAATCTCATATCTACTCGATCTACAGGTATTTCTTCTTGAAATCTAAACTCGTCTATATTTGAGTAAAAAGGTGATTTAAAAGTATACTTATATTCAATTACAGAACCGTCACTTATATCTGGCATTGTAAACTTAGTAACTTTCCTATATTTCGATTTTTCTTCTTTAAAAATATCACGCGTCTGTAATTTACTTTCAACTATCTTATCCCCTTCTATATTATAAGTATATGCTTTTATACCTGTAACTTGCTCTTCTTCTCTTTCTCCTATATACTGGCTCAGCATTATTGTAGCCTCGTCATATCCATCTTGATTGTAAATCTTTATACGCTCTTGTACCTCTGTCTTGACATAAAAACCTTCGTCTTGACTATAACCAAATTTAGTATCGGTATTTCTATATAAAATACTTGCATTTGCATCTGGGTAATTGGGGTGTTCCTTTTGTAAAATCTCTTCTTTAGATACTTTTCCAAAGTCATAATCTTGAGCAGTAGCACCTATAACAAGAAACATTAAAATAGTGATGAGTAGTGATTTTTTCATATGAATTATTGTTTTTTGATGACGATTTTTTGTTGATCATTTCTTATTACACTTCTTATAAAACTTCTAAGTTTTGTGTAATTTTCTTTACTGTAAGTCCCTTCGTTAAATAGAAACGACCTCTTATAGATAATCTTTGAGTTCTCTGCTTGGGTTATACTGTAGGTATATGACCCAAACGGGGAATCAACCTGCTTTCCTTCGGGAATACTTACAATCATAAAATCATCGGGAAGATTAATCTTAATAGTTTCTTCATCTTTAAACCCTCTTGATATTTCTACTTCAAACATTCTATTTTTAACACGATCTGGAAGCGCTGTATATCTATTAAATAAATTGAGAGGAACAAGCATTTCATCACCAGCAAATGAAGCATAATTTTCTACTTCAAGTTCTATGTTTTCGGTAGTGATAGCTTCATCACGATTATTTAGAAGATCAATACTTGTTAAGGATACATTATTCAGATAATTCCAAAACTTATAGTAATACTTCTTTTTATCGTCTTGGTTTTCTGCAACGAGCCTGTATTTTCCTGCATATTGTAAACCTCCAGATTTGATACTTACTTCCCCTTTAACATTACCGCTAGCACCTACAGTAAAAGAACCATTCATTGTCTGGTAGTTATCTTGAGCCGTATACTTTTTAGTATGGACAATTTCGCCTCCATCTGGTTTTACGACAAGTACATCTCGATCATCTGTAAAACCAGCTATAAAACCAAATGGAACCTCTTGATCTGTACATTCTAACCACACATAATCATCATCAGTGGGTACAGATAAAATTGCGTGATTACCTTGTATAGCCGTAAAGTCATCTTCTATATCACGCTTGTCACGGCTCCCATAAAGAATGGTATAATAGGATGGTACCCCCACCGCTTCCAATAAAGATTTGGTGTAATTTGTAAGCGCTTTACAATCGCCATAACCCAGCTCATCTACTTGTGATGCTAGCATAGGTTTCCAGCCACCTATACCTACTTGCACACTTATATATCGTGTTTTATTTTGCACAAAATCATATATAATCTTGGCCTTTTCTATAGGATCTTTAATGCCTTTTACAAGTTCCTTTGCCTGTGTAATTGTTTCTTCTGGAAGATCTTGCGCACCTTGAAGCAAATTCTCATTCATCCACTGTCCAAAAGTTGCCCAGTCACGAGCGTCTCCATCTAGCCCCTCTAAGTGAAAATCATTAAGAGCAATAGCCACCCTACCCACTATATTTCTAAACCCAGGGCTATAATCTTCTGGAACAAGCGATGGAGAATTTTTAATTACAAGCCATAGTGAATTTTGAGATTCTTCTACCTCTATGCGGTTATAATCCCCGTACATTTTATGCTTTAAATTAACCCCATCTGCATAGTTAATTTCAAAAATCTTTTCTTCTGTGCTTGAGTAATACCCCTCGTTTGCATAAAAAGATGGAATAGAAGCTGTGTTTTTTGAGACAATCTCGCTTTCTACCACGACCGTATAAGGATAGCTGGTAGGCGTAAAATCGAGATATAACAAGCGTGTATCTATATAGAGACTTATACCGTCTGCAGCGCTTACATCTTTAAAGTCGCGTTGTTTATACTTTTTAACCTCCTTACCGCTATCATCATATATTACAACAGAAGCATTTTTTATGCGAGTAACATCATCATAATACATATATGCCTCTACATCTCTATTACCACGTTTATTTAAAACAGTCACCACGCGTTTGTGAGCTGTTTTTATGGTAGATGAATTAGGTATATCTATGGTATGCTTTTCAAAACGCAAGACACTGTTTGCAGATTTTAAAAGGTCTTCAGGAATATTTTTTGAAGTATATAAATTATCTTGAGAGTAGGCAAATAGTGCCCACATACATAGGAGGAAAGTAGGTATGCGCATTTTGATTTGATTGATGTGTCAGCAAAATATAAAAAAGACACCTACCGCACAAGTCGCTACACCCTATTTTTTGTATCTATAGTTATAGTAACTGGCCCGTCATTGAGCAGTTGCACTTTCATATCTGCACCAAACTCTCCGGTATAAGTGGGTTTATTACGCTTTCGCGAAAGCGTACTCACAAACTCCTCATACATAGGTACTGCGTGTTCTGGGCGTGCTGCCTGTAAGAAAGAAGGTCGATTTCCTTTTTTTGTACTGGCAAATAATGTGAACTGGCTTATCACCAAAATATCACCATCTATATCACCCACAGAAAGATTCATTGCGCCGTGCTCATCGCCAAAAATACGTAAGCCTATAATTTTATTACAAAGCCACTCGATGTCCTCTTGTGTATCTTCGTGAGTAACGCCTAACAGCACGAGAAGGCCGCTTTTTATTTCTGACTTTACAACACCATTTATAGTAACCGAAGCCTGTGTAACTCGCTGTATGACTGCTTTCATTATTCTTCTGGATAAATATCTTTTCTGTAATGCTGTTCATCATCACCCGTCAGCATTTGGGTATAACTCTTATAGCGAGACCAGGGGATTTCATCATTTTCCAGCGCAGCTTTTACAGCACATTTTGGCTCTTCTAGGTGTAAGCAATTATTAAATTTACACTCACTCTTAAGAGCAAAAAATTCAGGAAAGTAATCTCCTATTTCTTCGCGTTCCATATCTACAATACCAAAGCCTTTTATACCTGGTGTATCAATAATGCGTGCATTAAAACCTAGGTCAAACATCTCTGCAAAGGTGGTGGTGTGTTGCCCCTGGCTGTGCTGTACACTTATCTGTTTTGTCTTGAGGTCTAGTGTAGGTTCTATGGCGTTTACCAGCGTAGACTTACCTACACCAGAGTGTCCGGTAAACATACAGGTCTTACCCTCCATCATTTCCTTCACAGTATCTACATTTTTACCGGTAATAGCAGATATACCTACACACTCATACCCTATCTCACGATAGATAGCTGCTAGGTATCGTATCTCCAGTATTTCTTCTTCGTTATAAGTATCTATCTTATTAAAAAGCAATACTGCTTTAATGTGATATGCCTCTGCAGTAACCAGAAAACGATCTATAAATGCAGTAAACGTGGGAGGATTATTGAGTGTTACCAGTAAGAAAACGGTATCTACATTACTTGCTATGATGTGGGTTTGCTTAGAAAGATTTACAGACTTGCGTACAATATAATTCTCGCGCAGGTGTATGTTTGTAATCACACCAGTCTCTACATCACTTTTTGTATCAAGATCAAAATCTACCACGTCACCCACCGCAACAGGGTTTGTACTCTTGATTCCTTTAATACGGAACTTCCCTTTTATTCTACATTCAAACCACCTCCCGTCTTCTGCCTTTACGGTATACCAACTCCCTGTAGATTTATAAACTGTTCCTGTCATAGTGTATTGTGAGGTGTAAAAATAACCTCTTTTTTAATACTCCATAAACAAATGTGGTAAAGTCCGTAAATAATTAAGCGATGTAGGAATTATCTAGTTAATTATGTTATTTTAGAGCCTTAATCAATCAAATTTATATTAAATGAAAAGAATTATTTTTCTCCTTCTAGCAATAATTGCTATTACTCCAACTGTATTTGCACAAACTAGCCTTTACGAAAATCCTGAATTTGACGTTATTGCAAAAGATCACAAGATTATTGCAATTGTACCTTTTAAAACGCAGGTAAAACTAAGACCTAAGCAAATGAAAGATATGACAGACGAGCAGCTAGAACGTCTTGAAAAAGCAGAAGGTGAGAGTTTACAAACAGGGATGTTTTCTTGGTTTCTTAAGAGAAAAAAAAGAGGCAAATTGACTACCCTAGAAATTCAACAACCGTCAAGAACTAATGCACTGCTTAAAAAGCAAGGCATTGATTACAGTAATCTATATGAATACACTACAGATGATCTTGCAAAAATTTTAGAAGTAGACGCCGTAATTTCTGGCGATTATGAAACTAACAAACCTATGAGTGATGGAGCGAGTATAGCTTTAGGTCTACTTGTGGGCTTCTGGGGCTCTACAAATACTGCCATTGTAAATATGAGTGTTAATAATGGAGCAGACGGCACACTTTTATGGAATTATAATAAAAAAGTAAGAGGTGGTCTCGGCAGCTCACCAGAAGACCTAGTAAATGTACTTATGCGCAAAGCCTCTCGTAGACTAGCATATACTAAAAATGATTAATCGTTTAGCGCTTATAAATTAAAAAAGACCAGCCTTGAGGCTGGTCTTTTTTGCTTAGTAGAAGCTTAAGCTCCTTGCATCTGTGCCACTTTTTTCTGGTGGTTTATAGACTCTTGGTGCACTGCTTTAAACACACGTAAGATAAACTCCTCACTTAGGTTGTGCTGCTCTCCTTCTAGAATCATCTTCCCAAGGATCTCGTTCCAACGCTTTGTTTGTAGTATTGAG harbors:
- the dtd gene encoding D-aminoacyl-tRNA deacylase produces the protein MKAVIQRVTQASVTINGVVKSEIKSGLLVLLGVTHEDTQEDIEWLCNKIIGLRIFGDEHGAMNLSVGDIDGDILVISQFTLFASTKKGNRPSFLQAARPEHAVPMYEEFVSTLSRKRNKPTYTGEFGADMKVQLLNDGPVTITIDTKNRV
- the rsgA gene encoding ribosome small subunit-dependent GTPase A, whose product is MTGTVYKSTGSWYTVKAEDGRWFECRIKGKFRIKGIKSTNPVAVGDVVDFDLDTKSDVETGVITNIHLRENYIVRKSVNLSKQTHIIASNVDTVFLLVTLNNPPTFTAFIDRFLVTAEAYHIKAVLLFNKIDTYNEEEILEIRYLAAIYREIGYECVGISAITGKNVDTVKEMMEGKTCMFTGHSGVGKSTLVNAIEPTLDLKTKQISVQHSQGQHTTTFAEMFDLGFNARIIDTPGIKGFGIVDMEREEIGDYFPEFFALKSECKFNNCLHLEEPKCAVKAALENDEIPWSRYKSYTQMLTGDDEQHYRKDIYPEE
- a CDS encoding nucleotide pyrophosphohydrolase; protein product: MNISNAQQAVDDWIKTHGVRYFNELTNMAQLTEEVGEVARIIARRYGEQSEKESDKDKDLGEELADVMFVVLCLANQTGVDLQEAFDKKLDIKTKRDHERHHNNEKLK
- a CDS encoding 3-phosphoshikimate 1-carboxyvinyltransferase, translated to MLLKVHHTAAHCGGDIQITGSKSETNRLLILQALFDSITLKNVSNSDDAQVMQKALSSSDEVVDIHHAGTAMRFLTAYFSIQEGRDTLLTGSARMQERPMAILVEALQELGAQITFTHNEGYPPLQIKGKALQRDEVTLKANVSSQYISALMMMGAKLDNGLTVHLDGKITSVPYINMTLALLHQLDIEATFEGQKIVIKPGRNSAVAREITVESDWSSASYFYSIVALSRKRNFNTPHTITIASYKESSLQGDAALREIYKQLGVVSSFAGDKLTLSLNQDFELPETITLDLANSPDIAQTIAVSCLGLGVGCHLTGLHTLKIKETDRLEALREEITKLGGSIMVTNQDLTLLPQKAAVNENITIATYHDHRMAMAFAPLALQVPLLIEDAGVVSKSYPDFWTDLEVLGFGQEIIG
- a CDS encoding DUF3857 domain-containing protein, producing the protein MRIPTFLLCMWALFAYSQDNLYTSKNIPEDLLKSANSVLRFEKHTIDIPNSSTIKTAHKRVVTVLNKRGNRDVEAYMYYDDVTRIKNASVVIYDDSGKEVKKYKQRDFKDVSAADGISLYIDTRLLYLDFTPTSYPYTVVVESEIVSKNTASIPSFYANEGYYSSTEEKIFEINYADGVNLKHKMYGDYNRIEVEESQNSLWLVIKNSPSLVPEDYSPGFRNIVGRVAIALNDFHLEGLDGDARDWATFGQWMNENLLQGAQDLPEETITQAKELVKGIKDPIEKAKIIYDFVQNKTRYISVQVGIGGWKPMLASQVDELGYGDCKALTNYTKSLLEAVGVPSYYTILYGSRDKRDIEDDFTAIQGNHAILSVPTDDDYVWLECTDQEVPFGFIAGFTDDRDVLVVKPDGGEIVHTKKYTAQDNYQTMNGSFTVGASGNVKGEVSIKSGGLQYAGKYRLVAENQDDKKKYYYKFWNYLNNVSLTSIDLLNNRDEAITTENIELEVENYASFAGDEMLVPLNLFNRYTALPDRVKNRMFEVEISRGFKDEETIKINLPDDFMIVSIPEGKQVDSPFGSYTYSITQAENSKIIYKRSFLFNEGTYSKENYTKLRSFIRSVIRNDQQKIVIKKQ
- a CDS encoding DUF3857 domain-containing protein, which produces MKKSLLITILMFLVIGATAQDYDFGKVSKEEILQKEHPNYPDANASILYRNTDTKFGYSQDEGFYVKTEVQERIKIYNQDGYDEATIMLSQYIGEREEEQVTGIKAYTYNIEGDKIVESKLQTRDIFKEEKSKYRKVTKFTMPDISDGSVIEYKYTFKSPFYSNIDEFRFQEEIPVDRVDMRFFAPEYLIYRTHGKGVIPLNLTTDKRNRTLRYRYTSTKLAEVATSRSSNEEVEFIENGYIVNLSNVPPIKNEPYSGNLNNYMSALKFELAMTKFPNSEIRSYATSWEDVASKIYQSTAFGKELDRQNYYKKDIDKLIGSASSQTEKMLLIYDYVKSKMTWNDYYGVYVDAGVKKAYKDGVGNVADINLMLSSMLRYAGVRCSPVLLSTKNNGIPVFPTRTGFNYVVAGAIVNDNLYLLDGADKGGIPNILKPELLNWMGRMVKADGTSRLIDLFPSRPATHIGMLTLEVTDDVIISGNAKNRFSGHYARSERNKFAALTSDEQLEKLDSYYESIDAIDVSFKDLKVGSKPLTLEYNFEAEEMIDEAGDKLYINPLAHLGTTRNYLTAEERSHPVDYVYPWSDKYTVSIKIPEGYQVESVPDDLAINLVDNMGSYRFGVTVSGDKVNVGLQNTMSTALVNSNYYKDLQAYLKMIVAKESEKIVFKKI
- a CDS encoding DUF3857 domain-containing protein, which produces MKYTLTVIVLICFFHTNAQEFKSGKIDQDWFEKTLTEEQLEAPAVFLEKYRDTNFEYRDNLDGWTLFTTIHNVIKINNTEGLEYGTHKVVLQHQGRQEEKIDRIEAYSYSNSSAGVERTKMSRSEVIDNKLNKWLDEKVIVIPNVKVGDIIEYSYRVESTYWHIKDLNVQEDIPVLHAYAKIAIPQFFDYNVYVKGDIEIVPKLSVGGRTENFSTEDKNPFGGRTQRTDFANIRFKENISEFEFSNVSPIIKEEFTNNIENFRSAVLWELGAVEMSKGNKVNRAKTWDQVADYYYEQLELSDNLESTNFLDESSQALKSKHSNQVELIEAVYRFIQNKMTWDEKEYNYDTPDLRKAFKDGSGSSYEINVLLVALLKKVGLNSSPVMASTKSNGVPLYPTVNGFNYVLAAVVKDNEWLVMDATEKNAIPGLLPERIMNWEGRLVKQNGTSKGIPLFAKKFSSQKTIVIASVNTEGIATGKLRVSYSNNLALSFVNIYKPAAASTREKILAKEFESDLITNPQFKFGTLPKSSTVSFAFEDDTSEIIGDKLYILPQLFLSATENPFTLEKRSYTIDFSYPKQIENVVTLNLPVGYAITSLPEAIEINLPGNMGVYRFKCSSATGTSVQVVRSLSINTTLIDAKLYEEIKKFFAQIVAKEKETIVLVKK